TTAACTAAAGCTAACACTGAAACATGGCAAGCTTAATTTTATGTGGTAGAATCACGTGTTGCCTCGCACTAGATAATACAGATAAAAGCGAGTTATCTATCTGATTTAAGGGAAATTAGCGTTTTATGACAGATCTGGCCAAAGAAATAGTTCCTATTAATATCGAAGATGAGCTAAAAAACTCCTACCTCGACTATGCAATGAGTGTCATTGTTGGCCGCGCCTTACCAGACGTAAGGGACGGGTTAAAACCGGTTCACCGTCGCGTGTTATTTGCGATGAAAGAACTGGGTAATGACTGGAATAAAGCCTATAAAAAATCTGCCCGCGTTGTGGGTGATGTTATTGGTAAATACCACCCGCACGGTGATAGCGCTGTATACGACACGATAGTGCGTATGGCACAGCCCTTTTCGTTACGCTACATGCTAGTTGATGGCCAAGGTAACTTTGGTTCTGTTGACGGCGACTCGGCAGCGGCAATGCGTTATACCGAAGTTAGGATGTCACGCATAGCGCATGAGCTACTAGCCGATCTTGATAAAGAAACCGTAGACTTTGTACCTAACTATGATGGTACAGAAATGATCCCTGCGGTTATGCCGACCAAGATCCCTAACTTACTAATTAACGGCTCTTCAGGTATTGCGGTAGGTATGGCGACTAACATTCCGCCACACAATATCACTGAAGTAATTAATGGCTGTTTAGCCATTATCGCCAATCCTGATATTGAACTGCATGAGTTAATGCAGCATATCCCAGGCCCAGACTTCCCAACTGCCGGTATTATTAACGGCCGTAAAGGGATTGAAGAAGCCTATGCGACGGGTCGGGGTAAAGTATACATTCGCGCTAAAACCCTAATCGAAACCGATGAAAAAACCGGCCGCGAAACCATTATTGTTAACGAGATCCCATATCAAGTTAATAAAGCACGCTTAATTGAAAAAATTGCCGAGTTAGTTAAAGAGAAGCGTATAGAAGGCATCTCAGCTTTACGCGACGAGTCTGATAAAGACGGTATGCGTATTGTTATAGAACTGAAACGCGGTGAGTCATCTGAAGTAATGCTAAACCAGCTGTATCGTAATACCCAGATGCAAGCGGTGTTTGGCATAAACATGGTATCACTCGATAGAGGCCAACCAAAACTGCTTGGCTTAAAGCAAATGCTAGAGTGCTTTATTTTACACCGTCGTGAAGTGGTGACTCGTCGTACCGTTTTCGACTTACGTAAAGCCCGTGATAGAGCCCATATATTAGAAGGTTTAGCCATTGCGTTGGCTAATATCGATGAAATTATTGAGCTAATCAAAAAATCAAACAGCCCAGCTGAAGCTAAAGTAAGTTTAGTTGAGCGCGGTTGGTTGTTAGGTGATGTTAGCGCCATGTTAGAGCGCGCTGGCCAAGATGCGGCACGCCCAGAATGGTTAGAAGAACATTTTGGTATTCGTGACAATCAATATTTCTTAACCGAACAACAAGCCCAAGCCATTCTTGATTTGCGCTTACACCGATTAACCGGTTTAGAACATGAAAAAATTCTAGACGAGTATAAGCAGCTATTAGAACTTATTGCAGAGCTACTATTTATCCTTAATACGCCATCGCGTTTAATGGAAGTAATTTGCGAAGAATTAGAAGCCGCTAAACTGCAATACGGTGATGAGCGTCGTACTGATATTCAAGACAATATGCTTGATATCAATATGGAAGATTTAATTGCTGAAGAAGATGTAGTAGTAACCTTATCGCACCTAGGTTATGCCAAATACCAAGCTTTATCTGATTACGAAGCGCAACGTCGCGGCGGTAAAGGTAAAGCCGCTACCACAGTAAAAGATGAAGACTTTGTTGATAAGTTACTTATCGCTAGTACGCATGACACGATTTTATGTTTCTCAAACCGTGGTCGTATGTATTGGTTAAAAGTGTATCAATTACCGTTAGCTAGTCGTACCGCACGTGGTAAGCCAATTATTAATATCTTGCCACTTGAAGACGGCGAACGCATCAACGCTATTTTACCGGTTCGTGAATACGAAGAAGGTAAGTATGTGTTTATGGCAACCGCAAACGGCACAGTTAAAAAGACTGCATTAACAGAATATTCTCGTCCGCGCTCTAACGGTATTATTGCGGTTAACCTAAATGAAGGTGACCACTTAATTGATGTTGGCTTAACAGACGGTAGTAATGAAATTATGTTGTTCTCTGACGACGGTAAAGTAGTACGCTTTACTGAAGACAAAGTACGCAGCATGGGTCGTACTGCAACCGGCGTACGCGGTATTCGTTTACGTGAAGGCGGATCGGTCGTATCGTTAATTATTCCTAACGGCGACTGCCCAATTTTAACAGTAACAGAAAATGGTTACGGTAAACGTACGGCGTTAGCTGAATATCCAGCTAAAAACCGTGCCACCCAAGGTGTAGTTTCTATTAAAGTCTCTGAGCGTAATGGTTTAGTGATAGGTGCTACTCAAGTCAGTGAACTGGACGAAATCATGATGATTTCTAACCGCGGTACCTTAGTTCGTACTCGTGTGTTAGAAGTGTCAGAAGTCGGCCGTAATACTCAGGGCGTAATCTTAATTCGCACTGCCGAACTAGAAAAAGTAGTAGGTTTAGCTCGAATTGATGAAATTCAGCTAACAGAAGCTGACTTGCTTGAAGCTGGTGCAGAGCTTGCAGAGGGCGACGTTAACGCGACTGCCATTGCAGCACCTGTAGCTGAGGCAGTTCTAGACGAAACTGACTTAGATGATACTGATATTAATGAAGATGAAGATGAAGATGAATCAGATATCGATGATGAAATAGATGTCGATGATGTTGATGATGAAACAGAAGACCCTGCATAATAACAGTGACTGAATAAAAACGAGCGCAATTAGCGCTCGTTTTTAGTTTTAAGCACTTACAACAACAAGCTTGGCCTGTTAAATTAAATGTTATCCCTAGGAGCGAGTAATACAAGATGACCAGCTTTAATTTTTGCGCCGGTCCGGCCATGTTGCCGGTAGCAGTAATGCAACAAGCACAACAAGAACTTTTAAATTGGCAGCAGCAAGGTTGCTCGGTGATGGAAATAAGTCACCGCAGTGATAGTTTTATTGCCATGGCAGCGCAAGCGGAACAAGATTTTCGCGACTTATTAACCATACCCGATAATTATAAAGTGCTTTTTATGCATGGAGGTGGTCGTGGTCAATTTTCAGCGGTGCCTTTAAACTTGTTACAGCCAGGCCAAAGTGCTGATTATTTAATCTCAGGTGCTTGGTCAAAATCAGCCGTGGCTGAAGCTAAAAAATATGGCAACATCAACGCCCTAGATATTCGTTGTCAATCTGATCTAGGCTTACGTAGTTTAGTGGCTCCAGAAGATTGGACGTTATCAAGTGATGCTAGTTATGTACATTGCTGCCCAAATGAAACCGTCGATGGTCTAGAATTTACCTCGTTACCTACAACAGATAAGACCATTGTTGCCGATCTATCTTCAACCATATTATCGCGGCCAATTGATATTAATCGCTACGGTGTTATCTATGCCGGTGCGCAAAAAAATATTGGACCATCAGGACTAACACTGGCGATAGTTCGCGAAGATTTATTACCTGCAGCCAATAACACTATTCCATCGGTTTTAGATTATCGCCTCGCGGCAGAAAACGACAGCATGTATAACACGCCGCCAACTTTTGCTTGGTATCTAGCAGGTTTAGTTTTTAAATGGCTAAAACAGCAAGGTGGCGTAACCGAAATGGCAACGCGTAACCAAGCTAAGTCTTCTTTACTTTATGATTTTATTGATAAAAGTGACTTTTACCATAATGATGTCGATCTTGCCTATCGCTCGTGGATGAATGTGCCATTTTTCTTAGCGGATGATAGATTAAACGACGCCTTTTTAGATCAAGCTGAGCATCATGGCTTGTTAGCCTTAAAAGGCCACCGTATGGTCGGCGGTATGCGCGCCAGTTTATATAACGCGATGCCCATTGAAGGCGTGCAAATGTTAGTTAGCTTTATGCAAGAATTCGAGCGAGTAAATGGATGAAGACTTTAACCTTAGCACCAATCTCAGCCGTATCAGGTGAAGTACATTTACCCGGCTCTAAAAGTATTTCTAATCGGGTGTTATTACTCGCTGCTTTAGCTGAAGGCCAAACTGAAATTACTAATCTGCTAGATAGCGACGATGTACGGTATATGCTAAATGCTTTAACCGCTTTAGGGGTCGATTATCAACTTTCAACTTGCCGCACGCGTTGTACCGTGCAAGGTTTAGCGGGTTTATTTAAATCTGATCATTTAACTGATTTAAAACCCTTAGAATTATTTCTAGGTAATGCCGGCACAGCCATGCGTCCACTAACGGCAGCATTAGCAGCATCAGACGTTAATGTCACCTTAGTGGGTGAGCCTCGCATGTATGAGCGACCCATTGGTCATTTAGTCGATGCTTTAGCTGGTTGGCAAGCTGATATCGATTATATGCAAAATAGTGGATTTCCGCCGTTACATATTAAAGGTAAGGCATTACAGGGTGGCAAAATAGCCATTGATGGTAGTATCTCCAGCCAATTTTTAACGGCCGTTTTAATGGTAGCGCCATTATTACAAGGTGATAGCGAAATCAGTATTATTGGTGACTTAGTTTCTAAGCCTTATATCGATATTACTTTAGCTTTAATGCAACGTTTTGGCGTCACCGTTAAGCATAATAATTACCAAAACTTTAGTATTACAGGCCAGCAAACATATCAATCACCCGGTGCCTGTTTAGTGGAAGGCGATGCGTCTTCGGCTTCTTACTTTTTGGCCGCAGCAGCTATTAAGGGCGGCAGCATTAAAGTTACCGGTATTGGTAAACACGCTGTACAAGGTGATATTTATTTTGCTGATGCCTTAGCCGCCATGGGCGCAGATGTAGAGTGGGGTGATGATTATATTCAGGTTACGCGTAACACTTTAACCGGTATTGACCGTGATTATAATGCCATACCCGATGCCGCCATGACCATTGCCACCACCGCTTTGTTTGCAACGGGCGATACTGTTATTCGCAATGTGTATAACTGGCGGGTAAAAGAAACTGACCGGTTAGCGGCCATGGCAACTGAGTTAAGAAAAGTGGGTGCCACGGTAGAAGAAGGCCATGATTACTTAAAAATAAGCCCACCGGCTAAACTTAAACATGCCAGCATTGCTACTTATAATGACCATCGTATGGCCATGTGTTTTTCTTTAGTGGCACTGAGTGATACTGCTGTCACGATTGAAGATCCCGATTGCACCGCTAAAACCTTTCCTGATTATTTTAACGTGTTTAAACAATTATCGCGTTAATACCACTAATACGCTCAATGTAAGGCGAGTTTGGCTTATTACTGCCGCTAATAACTGTTTTAGCGCGCAGTAATAACAGCCTGCTTTTGAACATGTTATCCAAGCTATTTAAAAACGTATACACCGTTATGTTCCGCGGCTTGACACAAATGTTAGCACAAGATTAAAAACCAAGAACTTAAGCTAAAAAAGCTGTACAATGTCGCGATTTAAAATTTAAGCGACACAACAAAATACATAAGTAAGGGGGTAGGATGCCACATAACGCAGCTGTGATTACCATCGATGGACCTGGCGGGTCGGGCAAAGGCACTATATGCCGTTTATTAGCTCAACGTTTAGGCTGGCAATTACTGGATAGTGGTGCGATTTATCGCGTCTTAGCACTTGCAGCAATGCATCACCACATCGCGTACGATGACGAAGAAGCCTTACAGCCCTTAGCAGCACATTTAGATGTTCAGTTTGGCAGTGACGAACAGGGTAATATTCGTATTACACTTGAAGGTGAAAACGTAACTAATACTATCCGTACCGAGCAAGTTGGCATGGTAGCGTCTACAATAGCTTCATTACCAAGAGTAAGAGAAGCTTTATTACGTCGCCAACGCGCGTTTGCCGAAGCACCAGGATTAGTCGCAGATGGCCGCGATATGGGAACGGTAGTATTTCCAAACGCCATAGTTAAAATATTTTTAACCGCTACCCCTGAAGAGCGCGCCAATCGCAGATATTTAGAGTTGAAAGCTAAAGGTCATGATGTTAATATCAGCGACCTTTTGAGTGAAATTCAGGCAAGAGACGACCGCGATACTAATCGCGCTGCAGCACCGTTAAAGCCTGCTGCAGATGCTTACATACTGGATTCCACTGATAAATCTATTGAACAAGTGTTGGCAGAGGTGTTGGATTATGCGGGTATGAAAGTACCGGCGTTAGTATAAACCAGACTAAAACCGCATTTTGGGCAGCCTGCTAAAAGGATTTAACAGGTAAATTTAGTAACCCCACACGAACATGATGATCTGTGGTGCACTTAACTGAAAAAGTGAATATGACTGAAAATTTTGCACAAATGTTTGAGGAAAGCCTCAACACAATCGAAACCCGTCCTGGCTCTATCGTTAAAGGTACTGTCGTTGCTATATTAAAAGACGTTGTAATGGTCGATGCTGGCCTTAAGTCTGAAGCGGCTATTCCTGTAGAGCAGTTTAAAGCGGCTAACGGTGAAATCGAAGTAAGCGTAGGCGACATCATTGATGTAGCACTTGACGCGATTGAAGATGGTTTCGGTGAAACCTTATTATCTCGCGAAAAAGCTAAACGTCATGAAGCTTGGGTACGTTTAGAAAAAGCCTGTGAAGAAAAAGAAACTGTAATCGGTGTTATCACTGGTAAAGTTAAAGGTGGTTTCACAGTTGAAGTTGACGGTATTCGTGCATTCTTACCTGGTTCATTAGTTGACGTACGCCCAGTACGCGATACTTTGCACCTAGAGAACAAAGATCTTGAGTTCAAAGTCATTAAGTTAGACCAGAAGCGTAACAACGTAGTTGTTTCACGCCGTGCTGTTATCGAATCAGAAAGCAGCCATGAACGTGACCAGTTGTTAGAAACTCTGGAAGAAGGCATGGAAGTTAAGGGTATTGTTAAAAACTTAACTGACTACGGTGCTTTCGTAGACTTAGGTGGCGTAGACGGCTTACTGCATATCACAGATATGGCATGGAAGCGCGTTAAGCACCCAAGCGAAATCGTTAACGTGGGCGATGAAATCCCAGTTAAAGTATTAAAATTCGACCGTGAGAAGCAACGTGTTTCTTTAGGTCTGAAGCAAATGGGTGAAGATCCATGGGCAGCTATCGCTTCTCGTTACCCAGAGGGTGCTCGCATCACTGGTCGCGTAACTAACCTGACAGACTATGGTTGTTTCGTTGAAATCGAAGAAGGCGTTGAAGGCTTAGTACACGTTTCAGAAATGGACTGGACTAACAAAAACATCCACCCATCTAAAGTTGTAAACTTAGGTGACTCTGTGGAAGTTATGGTCTTAGAAATTGACGAAGAACGTCGTCGTATTTCTTTAGGTCTTAAACAGTGTAAAGCTAACCCTTGGGAAGAATTTGCTAAGGGCTTCAACAAAAACGATCGCGTTAGCGGTAAGATCAAGTCAATCACTGACTTTGGTATCTTTATCGGCTTAGACGGCGGCATCGATGGTTTAGTACACTTATCTGATATTTCTTGGAACGCAACTGGCGAAGAAGCCGTACGTGACTTCAAGAAAGGCGACGAAGTACACGCTGTTGTATTACAAGTTGACCCAGAGCGCGAGCGTATTTCTTTAGGTATCAAACAACTGGATGAAGATCCGTTCAATGATTACCTTGCCGACAACAAAAAAGGTGCTATCGTTAAAGGGGCAGTAACTGCCGTTGACGCTAAAGGCGCTACTGTAATGTTGGAAGGTGCTGTAGAAGGTTATATCCGTGTATCTGATATCGCGCGCGAGCGTACTGAAGATGCATCTACTGTACTGAAAGTAGGCGAAGAAGTTGAAGCTCGTTTAATGGGTGTTGATCGCAAAAACCGCGTAATCAGCCTGTCAATCAAAGCTAAGTTCGAAGTTGAAGAAAAAGAAGCTATGGAAACTGTCAATAAGAAGCAAGATGATGCTGATTTTGGTAGCAACGCAATGGCTGATGCATTTAAAGCTGCTCAGAAGCAGGATTAATTGCTAGCAAGGCAGGGGGCGTAAGCCTCCTGCTTTATCCACTCGCAGGTTTGCCGGAGGGTCTATGACCAAGTCTGAATTAATTGAAAAATTAGCTACTGATTTCCCTAATATTCAGGTTAAGGATGTTGAGGCTTCAGTTAAAGAAATTCTAGAACAAATGGCACAATCGTTATCCAGTAACGAGCGTATTGAAATTCGTGGCTTTGGTAGTTTCTCTTTACACTATCGTGCACCACGCGTTGGTCGAAATCCTAAAACCGGTGATAAAGTAGAATTAGACGGTAAGTATGTACCGCACTTTAAGCCAGGCAAAGAGTTACGCGACAGAGTAAAAGATAATACCTGATCACCAATAGTCATTGGATATCGGGCGTAAATGGAGCTTAACTTGCGCAGAATACTTTTTATTATATTTATTTTAGCCATTATTATCCTTGGGATAATGTTTGGTTCTATAAATCAGCAGCTTACTGATCTTAATTTACTTATCGTCAGCTTACCTCTTAGAGTTGTTGATATTGCGCTTATTTTCTTATTATTAGGCACTGTGCTTGGGTTAATCGCTGCTATGTTGTTTAGTTTGCAACGTAAAGCTAAAAACTGGCGAGCAAAACCGTCGGATAACGCCTGAATTTATGTTAGAACTGCTGTTTTTGTTATTACCGGTTGCGGCAGCTTATGGCTGGTTCATGGGCAGAAACAGCACCAAACATAAAGAATTAAAGGGTAGAGCCAGTATTACCCGCAATTTATCTTCTGGTCTTAATTTCCTATTAACTGATCAAGAAGATAAAGCCATAGAGCAATTATTAGAATTGCTGGATATCGAAGCGGCCACCATTGAAACCTACTTAGCTTTAGCCACTTTATTTAGGCGTAAAGGCGATTGGGATAAAGCCATTCGTATTCATGAAAAACTGCATCATTTAAAATTACCTAAACCACAAGCTCAACAAATCCAATTTGAATTAGCCAAAGATTATTACTCTGCTGGTTTGTATGATCGCGCTGAAAACTTATTAGTTTCATTAGTTAAATCAACCAAATTAGCCGAGCCTGCATTAAAACAATTGTTTAGTATTTTTATTTCTACTCAAGAATGGCATAAGGCAGAACTCTATAGCCAAGCTGTAATGGCAACCCGTTCTAATGCTTTACATATCGCCATGGCAAATATGTTAATTGAAGCTGATAAAGTAAAGAAAATAGCCACTTCCGCCAGCATAATAAGTATTGCCGATCACTATCCGCAAGCCATTAGGCCTAAGTATGAATTAGGCTTATTAGCTTTAGCTAATAATGATTTAACAACAGCTAAAGCGGCGCTACTGCATATTGTGCAATTAAAACCGCAATGGAGCGCTGAATTATTACCGTTGTTATTGCAATGTCAGTTTGAAAAAGATGAGTGGTACCAACTACTCAGTGGTTTAGCCAATAAAAAACGAAATATTACTGCAATCGCCATGTTAAGCGATTGGCTAGTAGAGCAAGGCTCAACATTCGCGGCTGAACAATTGCTACTTGACCAAGTACAACAACAGCCCAGCATCAGGTTATTTCAAAAGTTATTACAAGTACGCCAACAACAGTCAGCGCTAGCCGCCGAATCTTTATCGTCTATAGAAGGCTTAGTACAGGCTTATTTAGATAAAAAAGTATTATTTAGTTGTCGTAATTGTGGTTTTAAAACCCGAAATCAATATTGGATATGCCCATCTTGTCAACAATGGGAAACCGTAGAACCCATCAGCGGTATTGATGGCCGTTAAATAAGGAAGCAGCATTATCATGTCTTGTCAGACACCTATCGTAGTCGCCTTAGACTTCCAACAAAAAGCCGACGCACTCAACTTAGTTAGTCAATTAGATCCCAGCTTATGTCGCTTAAAAGTGGGCAAAGAAATGTTCACCCATTTTGGGCCACAGTTTGTTACACAATTGCAGTCGTATAAGTTTGATGTGTTTTTAGATTTGAAATTTCATGACATTCCAAATACCGTTGCTAAAGCCGTTACGGCGGCAGCGGACTTAGGAGTGTGGATGGTCAATGTTCATGCTAGTGGCGGCAGTAAAATGATGTCGGCTGCAGCAGAAGCATTAGCTAAATTTGGTCATGATAAGCCATTATTAATTGCCGTAACTATACTTACCAGCATGGAACAAAGCGATTTAGCCGAGTTAGGCATTAACCATACTATTGCCGATCAAGTTATGCGCTTAGCTCAACTTACTCAACAATCAGGTTTAGACGGTGTGGTTTGTTCTGCTCATGAAGCCGTACAGTTAAAGCAATTGCTTGGTCAAAAGTTTTGTTTAGTTACGCCAGGTATTCGTCCAGCCAGTAGTAGTGTTGATGATCAAAAAAGAATTATGACACCGCATCAAGCATTAACAGCAGGTGTTGATTATATGGTAATCGGTCGTCCGATAACTCAAGCGGCTAATCCTTTAGCGGCGCTTAATGCCATTGTTGAAGAAATAAACTCTTAGCAGTTAATACTTGCGGAATGGCTCAGTACAAAGCTTTATAACGATATCAGCACAAGGTAAAAGGGCTTAGTAAAGGAGTTAACTACTAGCCCTATAAAATTAATAAGGAGGTTCAGTTGGATGGAATAAACCTCGCAATATTAATTGGTGGAATTCTTTTTGTCATCAGCATCATCGCTACGCTTATCTCGGCGCGCTTAGGGACGCCTCTGTTATTAATTTTTTTAATTGTTGGCATGCTCGCAGGTGAACAAGGCCTAGGCGGAGTAAAGTTCGGCAATCCTCAAGTTGCTTTCCTAATTGGTTCTATTGCATTAGTCATCATCCTGTTCGATGGCGGTATGCGCACTCATCCTGAAAGATTTCGCGTCGCTTTAGCGCCGGCATCTATGCTGGCAACTGTTGGTGTGGTTATTACCTGTGGTATTGTCGGTTTTGCTGCATCTTGGCTATTTAACTTAACCTTACTACAAGGCTTATTGTTGGGTGCTATCTTAAGTTCAACCGATGCCGCAGCGGTATTCTCAATTTTTCAATCCCAAGGGGTGAAGATAAAAGATCGCGTTGCTTCAACGCTAGAAATAGAGTCGGGCAGTAACGACCCTATGGCCGTTATGCTTACCTTAACTTTAGTAGGCGTATTGGCAGAGCAAACTAATCTAGACTGGTCACTGTTAACGGTTTTTCTTATTCAAGCATTAGTCGGTATGGCTATGGGTTTTTTAGCTGGCCGCATTTTTGTTATTTTGTGTCGTAAACTGCCGTTAAGCTTCGCCTTTATACCCTTGCTGGCTGTGGCAAGTTGCATCTTAATGTATGCCGCAACAAACTTACTGGGCGGTAGTGGCTTTTTAGCTGTGTATTTAATGGGTTATATCGTAGGTAATGCTAGGCTACCGCAAATCATTAACATATTACGAATTCATGATGGATTAGCGTGGATCAGCCAAATTAGTATGTTTTTAATGCTAGGCCTATTAGTGACACCCAGTAATTTAATGCAGTACTTAATTCCTGCATTGTTACTTTCTTTAGTATTAATATTGGTTGCGCGGCCCATTGCGGTAGTGGTTAGTTTATTACCTTTTCGTTTTCCACCTAAGGATCAATTGTTTATCAGTTGGGTAGGGCTACGAGGTGCCGTACCTATTATATTGGCATTATTCCCATGGTTAGCTGGCGTACCCAATGAAGATTTGTATTTTAATGTCGCCTTTGTAGTGGTTATCGTGTCATTAGTGCTTCAGGGTTGGAGCATAGTACCGGTAGCTAAATGGCTGAAATTAGAAGTGCCTCCTAAATTGGTACCCGATCAAATTATGCCGCTTGACGCAGTTCTAACCAATGAAGTTATGGAAGTACTGGCTTATAACGTGAACCAAGATTCACCGTTATTAAATACCCAATGGCATGATTTACAATTTAAGCATCCAGTTCAATTTATAGGTGTTATCCGTAAAGGTGATTGGATATTGGCAGAAAAACAGCCTAAATTCACAGCTCTTGACACCATAATGGTGATAACCCAGTCTCAGTATGTCGATAAAGTTAGTGATGTATTAGCCAAAGATGCCGATATATCGGTCACTAAACACAGTGATTTCTTTGGTGACTTTATTTTAAATGGCGACATTAGCTTAGGCGATTTAGATGCATTCTTTACCATTCAATTTGCTAATTTAGACAGGTTGCAAAGCTTAGCTGCTTACATAGACGAACGTTTTCACCGCCGAGTAGTTATTGGCGATCAGGTAACACTAGATCAATTACTGCTTACCGTACGTGAAGTAAATAACTTAGGCGAAGCAACCCAAGTGGGTATAAAGCCAGTAGCTGATCAAGTAGTGCCTTAATCAATTTGGATGCTAAATAATTTAATATTAAAAGCTGCAGCGGTTTTATCCGCTAACATAATACTAATCTGATTAATGTCTGCAAATCGTAATGGCGCCAAGCCAGTCACTTGGCGTCCACGATAACGGGGACTAAAATCGCTCAGCGTAAATTGAAATGTCTGATTATCAGTAGTATCAAACCCAGCAGCAAAAGCCACACCGTTAGGAAGATTGGCCGGTTTTAATTTAAGTTGATAGCGACGACCATCACCAGCAACCGTTAAGCGAAGTTGTTGAAATGTATGTTCAGGTAAAGCATTAACTAAACTAAATTCAACCGAGCTAAAACCACCGTTATTATCTAAAGACAAATCGCCAAAAAATTCCACCGCAGTTTAATCATCCGTTAGCTTAACTTTCTTAACCTTGGCAGACGAACGGCCACCCATAACAGTATCATTGACTGTAGCAATATCTTTAAAGTGCTGCGGGTTAGCAAAGTTAAGTTGTATTGCCTTAGCTTCATTTTTACCGTTAGTAGTAAGTGTAAGTTTATCGGTCATGGGTTTAATAGCCTCAGCATGTACAGCAGTATTATTGGTAAACAGTGCAATTAATACTAGTAGGTAATTAACTGTTCGCATCAATGTAGCCTTAAATCTAAATCTGAATAAACTGTATACGGCAAAACATTAATGCTAGACCAGACAAATATAGGGATTAATATTGATTAGCTCTTTTGC
The sequence above is drawn from the Rheinheimera salexigens genome and encodes:
- the pyrF gene encoding orotidine-5'-phosphate decarboxylase; translated protein: MSCQTPIVVALDFQQKADALNLVSQLDPSLCRLKVGKEMFTHFGPQFVTQLQSYKFDVFLDLKFHDIPNTVAKAVTAAADLGVWMVNVHASGGSKMMSAAAEALAKFGHDKPLLIAVTILTSMEQSDLAELGINHTIADQVMRLAQLTQQSGLDGVVCSAHEAVQLKQLLGQKFCLVTPGIRPASSSVDDQKRIMTPHQALTAGVDYMVIGRPITQAANPLAALNAIVEEINS
- a CDS encoding N-acetylglucosaminyl transferase, whose translation is MGRNSTKHKELKGRASITRNLSSGLNFLLTDQEDKAIEQLLELLDIEAATIETYLALATLFRRKGDWDKAIRIHEKLHHLKLPKPQAQQIQFELAKDYYSAGLYDRAENLLVSLVKSTKLAEPALKQLFSIFISTQEWHKAELYSQAVMATRSNALHIAMANMLIEADKVKKIATSASIISIADHYPQAIRPKYELGLLALANNDLTTAKAALLHIVQLKPQWSAELLPLLLQCQFEKDEWYQLLSGLANKKRNITAIAMLSDWLVEQGSTFAAEQLLLDQVQQQPSIRLFQKLLQVRQQQSALAAESLSSIEGLVQAYLDKKVLFSCRNCGFKTRNQYWICPSCQQWETVEPISGIDGR
- a CDS encoding CIA30 family protein, whose protein sequence is MEFFGDLSLDNNGGFSSVEFSLVNALPEHTFQQLRLTVAGDGRRYQLKLKPANLPNGVAFAAGFDTTDNQTFQFTLSDFSPRYRGRQVTGLAPLRFADINQISIMLADKTAAAFNIKLFSIQID
- a CDS encoding potassium/proton antiporter, translated to MDGINLAILIGGILFVISIIATLISARLGTPLLLIFLIVGMLAGEQGLGGVKFGNPQVAFLIGSIALVIILFDGGMRTHPERFRVALAPASMLATVGVVITCGIVGFAASWLFNLTLLQGLLLGAILSSTDAAAVFSIFQSQGVKIKDRVASTLEIESGSNDPMAVMLTLTLVGVLAEQTNLDWSLLTVFLIQALVGMAMGFLAGRIFVILCRKLPLSFAFIPLLAVASCILMYAATNLLGGSGFLAVYLMGYIVGNARLPQIINILRIHDGLAWISQISMFLMLGLLVTPSNLMQYLIPALLLSLVLILVARPIAVVVSLLPFRFPPKDQLFISWVGLRGAVPIILALFPWLAGVPNEDLYFNVAFVVVIVSLVLQGWSIVPVAKWLKLEVPPKLVPDQIMPLDAVLTNEVMEVLAYNVNQDSPLLNTQWHDLQFKHPVQFIGVIRKGDWILAEKQPKFTALDTIMVITQSQYVDKVSDVLAKDADISVTKHSDFFGDFILNGDISLGDLDAFFTIQFANLDRLQSLAAYIDERFHRRVVIGDQVTLDQLLLTVREVNNLGEATQVGIKPVADQVVP
- a CDS encoding CIA30 family protein; protein product: MRTVNYLLVLIALFTNNTAVHAEAIKPMTDKLTLTTNGKNEAKAIQLNFANPQHFKDIATVNDTVMGGRSSAKVKKVKLTDD